In Methanobacteriales archaeon HGW-Methanobacteriales-1, the genomic stretch AATCCAAATAATATGAGCAATACTAGGCATAATTCTGTAATTATATGTCCGCTGGTTATTAAAGGGCCTGCAATAAATCCTTTTTTAAATGAATCTGAAATGGTGACTGTTAACATGGGGCCCGGAACCAGGGCTCCTGATAATCCCACTAAAAATGATGTAACTGCAAACAGGACAATTTCAATCATAAAAATCATTGAATTAAATTAATTGTTACTTATTTGTATTTAATTTGATAATGGCCTACTGATTAGATTAATTGTATTCATTTAATATTCGCATTATTTCGTTTAGATGATAATCTACTTGATCCACATCTTCTTTTTTAAATGACTTGGAACGACTTAAAAAGGTGAATCTTTCTAAAACGTGGCTCATTTTGTTTAAAATGTCATTAACATATATTTTAGACTGGTACATTTAACCACCATTTTAACAATTGTTCAGTCGAATATATATTATTTTTTTAAATTTTATCTTAAATTTTAAGCAAAAAGGCAAATAAAAAAATAAAATCTAATAAAATCTTCAGAATATAAATAAAATAAATAATTAATTTAAATATTATATATATTATTCATGGGATTTTATTCCAGGAAATTAATTCTACGGCCTAAATTAAGATCACGGGCCTTTTCATAAACTGTCCAGGCAGTGGTTATGTCTTGAACAGCTAAACCTGTAGAATCAAAAATGGTTATCTCCTCATCAGAGGTTCGGCCGGGATTTTTACCAATCATAACATCACCCAGTTTTCCAGATAGGTCGTCCTGTTTTAAAAGGCCTGCGGCAACAGGAACATTGATTTCTCCACTGTGACTGGCCTGTTCCCAACAGTCAATAAATATTTTGGACTTTAAAAGTGCAGAACTTTCTATTTCCTGCTTGCCCGGCGCATCGGCACCCATGGCATTAATGTGGGTTCCAGGACTTATCCATTCATCTTTTATAACGGGATGAATTACTGGGGTGACAGTTACCACTACGTCCATATTTTCTACAGCTTTTTTAGGTGTATCAACTGCTTTTACACTAATTCCATATTCTTCAGATACTCTTTTAGCAAAATTTTCTCGAGCAGAGCAAGTTCGGCAGTAAACATAGGCTTCTTGAATATCCATTACTTCATTAATGGCCATAAGTTGGGCATATGCTTGTTTTCCAGCCCCTATTATCCCTAAAGTTTCAGAA encodes the following:
- a CDS encoding alanine dehydrogenase, which codes for MKETIILNQSEIKELIQMKKVIDAVETAYIEHAQSRARMPPKEYLFFTEFNGDLRIMPCYLPNMGESGVKCVNVHPDNPNLHNLPTVMAMIELVDPATGFPLAIMDGTWITNMRTGAAGGVGTKYLARKDSETLGIIGAGKQAYAQLMAINEVMDIQEAYVYCRTCSARENFAKRVSEEYGISVKAVDTPKKAVENMDVVVTVTPVIHPVIKDEWISPGTHINAMGADAPGKQEIESSALLKSKIFIDCWEQASHSGEINVPVAAGLLKQDDLSGKLGDVMIGKNPGRTSDEEITIFDSTGLAVQDITTAWTVYEKARDLNLGRRINFLE